The Rhododendron vialii isolate Sample 1 chromosome 6a, ASM3025357v1 genome includes a window with the following:
- the LOC131328519 gene encoding uncharacterized protein LOC131328519, whose amino-acid sequence MVDDGKQSHFWTAYTISLRSSYLTLRCDMQYTVESYSPHRFSQQFNFYQDIPEKLVEEACPLNLPNVVGLWQSCTKLGTKAKLRILVSSHRGLTTKRYQEWWTKHASNFIKADIELAEKQEKPKTPVRICLTKGKGAVTPIENAHEVEGTNAIASKTKASKAKPSKAKPVVLPTIGNEEVDGTNATLGKAKASKTRPSRAKPKVPLVVSTHEIDGANATLGKAKASKDRPSKAKPNQGNDLPKDASKEMERSTLKPEPLLKISAPKIPSVIVKNPTTENRDKKISLVICDADSNSSQGDRHWNRPKKQKNIAQVTPLEDIHIDTDGFFQDVPDSSTPLEDLEAHLGVNNLNLGDEIYSQSSGGSIDGPDSFGLLSRKGKSVEEASCQISHEKAPVDMPKVPITEPRQFRVRPFCPTLSDVGVFQGIDVIAKSRRKYVSGLWSQLSH is encoded by the exons ATGGTAGATGACGGAAAGCAATCCCACTTCTGGACAGCCTACACCATCAGTCTTCGTTCAAGCTACCTGACTCTTCGCTGTGACATGCAGTATACCGTTGAGTCTTACAGCCCTCATCGATTCTCACAACAATTCAACTTTTACCAAGACATACCTGAAAAATTGGTGGAAGAAGCATGTCCCCTCAATCTACCCAATGTTGTAGGACTTTGGCAATCCTGCACGAAGCTTGGCACCAAGGCAAAACTGAGAATTCTTGTCTCTTCGCACAGAGGCCTTACCACAAAGCGATATCAAGAGTGGTGGACAAAGCATGCAAGCAACTTTATTAAAGCAGACATTGAGCTTGCCGAGAAGCAAGAAAAGCCCAAGACTCCAGTCAGAATTTGCCTAACCAAGGGCAAGGGAGCAGTTACACCTATTGAGAATGCCCATGAAGTTGAAGGCACTAACGCAATAGCAAGCAAAACCAAAGCAAGCAAAGCTAAACCAAGCAAGGCCAAACCAGTAGTTCTACCTACTATCGGTAACGAGGAAGTTGACGGCACTAATGCAACATTAGGCAAAGCCAAAGCAAGCAAAACTAGACCAAGCAGGGCCAAACCGAAAGTTCCACTTGTTGTTAGCACCCATGAAATTGATGGCGCCAATGCAACATTAGGCAAAGCCAAAGCAAGCAAGGATAGACCAAGTAaggccaaaccaaaccaaggaAATGATCTACCCAAAGATGCATCCAAAGAAATGGAGAGATCAACTCTCAAGCCTGAACCTCTCTTGAAGATTTCTGCTCCAAAAATTCCATCCGTGATTGTCAAAAATCCAACCACCGAAAATAGAGACAAGAAAATAAGCCTTGTGATTTGTGATGCGGACAGCAACTCTAGCCAAGGTGATCGTCACTGGAATCGCCCCAAGAAGCAGAAAAACATAGCCCAAGTCACACCCTTGGAGGATATCCACATTGACACGGACGGTTTTTTCCAAGATGTGCCTGATAGCAGCACACCTTTGGAGGATTTAGAAGCACAT TTGGGAGTCAACAACTTGAATCTTGGTGATGAAATATACTCTCAAAGTAGTGGAGGTTCTATAGATGGTCCAGATTCCTTTGGATTGCTTTCTCGTAAGGGAAAATCTGTCGAAGAAGCATCatgtcaaatttctcatgagAAGGCTCCTGTTGACATGCCCAAAGTGCCAATAACAGAACCAAGACAATTTCGAGTGAGACCTTTTTGTCCCACCTTATCCGATGTTGGTGTCTTTCAAGGGATAGATGTGATTGCTAAAAGTCGGCGCAAGTATGTCTCAGGGTTGTGGTCCCAACTTTCACATTAA
- the LOC131328520 gene encoding uncharacterized protein LOC131328520 translates to MERHTTLVVAVDDEVLKVKRQAMVLTKVPSRGLKDGLNEGCFTSSFHITASCNEVQEEEDVEDAPQELEEDVKSTVDDLKEINLGTEGDPRPAYISASLTPREEIAYIELLREYKDVFAWNYTEMPGLDPRVVVHHLAVKHVKYPTWISSIVPVKKKNGKIRVCVDFRDLNNACPNDDFPLPIPELMVDATTGHEVLSFMDGSSGYNQICMAPRDEEFTAFRTPKGIYCYKVMPFGLKNAGATYQRAMQKIFDDVLHKYVECYVDDLVMKTKRRAEHLHDLRQVFEQLRRYQLRMNPLKCAFGVTSGKFLGFIVCHRGIEIEQAKIDAIEKMPEPQNIHELKSLQGRLAYLRRFISNLAGRCQPFNHLMKKGTPFEWDEACNNAFKSIKSYLTSPPVLTAPVPGRPLILYIAAQECSVGAFLAQENDEGKENALYYLSRMMLPHELNYSVIEKMCLALVFAIKKMQHYFQAHTVHLISKANPIKYVMSKPVLSDRLARWSLIFQQYEIIYVPQKAVKGQALVDFLADHPIPAVWKLSEELPDEDVMVVEVHPPWTMYFNGASHRSGAGAGVVFISPEGDVLPYAFTLTQNCSNNEAEYQALILGLEMAVEVKHLQLKLLDIYEVRKLELVPFNNYAHRLIAWLGDVTLEHVLRGENRQVDALAKLASMLALPDQETHVPICRSWVIPPIFDDEDNGEREVNVVSVLEIETEDWRQPFIDYLQHGKLSDDPPKRTDVKRRAPRFIYYKDTLYR, encoded by the exons ATGGAGCGCCATACTACTCTCGTCGTGGCAGTTGACGATGAAGTGCTGAAAGTAAAGCGACAAGCTATGGTGTTAACCAAGGTGCCTTCTAGGGGCTTGAAAGATGGACTTAATGAAGGATGTTTCACTTCCTCATTCCATATCACAGCTTCTTGTAATGAAGTCCAAGAAGAGGAGGATGTTGAAGATGCTCCACAAGAATTGGAAGAAGACGTGAAGTCCACCGTTGACGATTTAAAAGAGATCAACCTCGGGACTGAAGGTGACCCACGACCAGCCTACATAAGTGCCTCGCTCACTCCTCGAGAAGAAATTGCTTACATTGAACTCCTACGAGAGTATAAAGACGTCTTTGCTTGGAATTACACGGAAATGCCAGGGTTAGACCCAAGAGTCGTTGTTCACCATCTTGCAGTGAAACACG TCAAGTATCCCACCTGGATTTCAAGCATCGTCccagtaaagaagaagaatgggaaaatcCGAGTTTGTGTTGACTTTCGTGATTTGAACAATGCTTGTCCGAATGATGACTTTCCACTTCCTATACCTGAGCTCATGGTCGATGCTACTACTGGACATGAGGTTTtgtcattcatggatggttcgTCTGGCTACAATCAAATCTGCATGGCTCCGCGAGATGAAGAGTTCACAGCTTTTCGCACACCTAAAGGCATCTACTGTTACAAAGTTATGCCTTTCGGCTTGAAAAATGCGGGTGCCACATACCAAAGAGCAATGCAAAAGATTTTCGATGATGTACTTCACAAATATGTAGAGTGTTATGTCGATGACTTAGTCATGAAGACAAAGAGACGAGCCGAACATCTTCATGATCTAAGACAAGTGTTTGAACAGTTACGAAGGTACCAACTTAGGATGAATCCCTTAAAATGCGCTTTTGGGGTTACGTCTGGAAAGTTTCTTGGTTTCATTGTGTGCCACCGCGGCATAGAAATTGAACAAGCTAAAATTGACGCTATCGAGAAAATGCCTGAACCTCAGAATATTCATGAGCTGAAGAGTCTTCAAGGACGATTGGCTTACCTTCGTCGTTTTATATCAAATTTGGCTGGTCGATGTCAACCATTCAATCACCTCATGAAGAAAGGGACCCCGTTTGAATGGGATGAAGCATGCAACAATGCTTTCAAAAGTATCAAATCCTATCTAACGAGCCCTCCAGTTCTCACTGCCCCTGTACCTGGACGACCACTAATCTTGTACATTGCTGCGCAAGAGTGTTCTGTTGGAGCATTTCTCGCTCAAGAGAATGATGAAGGGAAAGAGAATGCCTTGTATTACTTGAGCAGAATGATGCTGCCACATGAGTTGAACTATTCTGTGATTGAGAAGATGTGTCTCGCCCTTGTCTTTGCAATCAAAAAGATGCAGCACTATTTTCAAGCTCACACAGTGCATCTCATCTCCAAGGCTAATCCCATCAAATACGTCATGTCAAAGCCAGTCCTCTCTGATCGATTGGCAAGGTGGTCACTCATTTTTCAACAATACGAGATCATCTACGTGCCTCAAAAAGCCGTTAAAGGGCAGGCTCTAGTTGACTTCTTAGCAGACCATCCTATACCAGCCGTGTGGAAGTTGTCCGAAGAATTGCCAGATGAGGATGTCATGGTAGTCGAAGTTCATCCCCCATGGACAATGTACTTTAATGGCGCGTCTCATCGAAGTGGAGCAGGCGCTGGTGTGGTATTTATTTCCCCAGAAGGAGATGTCTTGCCATATGCTTTCACTCTCACACAAAATTGTTCAAATAACGAGGCTGAGTACCAAGCTCTCATTCTTGGGCTGGAGATGGCGGTTGAAGTAAAGCATTTACAACTCAAG CTTCTTGACATCTATGAAGTGAGGAAGCTTGAACTTGTGCCTTTCAATAACTACGCACATCGCTTGATTGCATGGCTTGGTGATGTCACCCTAGAGCATGTGCTGCGAGGAGAGAATAGGCAAGTAGACGCACTTGCAAAGCTTGCTTCTATGCTTGCTTTACCTGACCAAGAGACGCACGTTCCAATATGCCGAAGTTGGGTCATACCGCCAATCTTTGACGATGAAGACAATGGTGAAAGGGAAGTGAACGTCGTCTCAGTTTTGGAAATTGAAACTGAGGATTGGCGCCAACCATTCATTGATTATCTACAACATGGAAAATTGTCTGATGATCCACCTAAAAGAACGGATGTGAAGCGTCGCGCCCCTAGATTCATCTACTATAAGGACACACTTTACCGTTGA